The following proteins are co-located in the Labrys monachus genome:
- a CDS encoding MlaE family ABC transporter permease: protein MGAWVARNSRRLERLAQAMAERAPADATVEFDLAKVSQLDTLGAVVIENIRQALGAKNSTLAIRNASTAQEMLLAEIATHNITAPPPPPETHHLIDLLADFGLSIRRMAHDAFNMNVFLGETVRALGRLITGRSRFRMPAVVNQIELIGMRGVPIIMLISFLVGAILSQQMILQLSNYGATLLVVYTLAVLMFREVGLLLAAIMVAGRSGSAITAELGSMKMREEIDAMHVMGLDPMEVLIIPRILAMIISLPLLTFLAAMAGMFGGALVAWGYGGITPTTFLQNLRDSVTMHTFLAGLIKAPVMALMIGTTACIEGMKVEGSAESLGRQTTTSVVKSMFIVIVVDGIFAMFFASINF, encoded by the coding sequence ATGGGAGCCTGGGTTGCGCGCAATTCACGCCGCCTGGAGCGCCTCGCGCAGGCGATGGCGGAGCGCGCGCCCGCCGACGCCACCGTCGAGTTCGACCTTGCGAAGGTCTCGCAGCTCGATACGCTCGGCGCCGTGGTGATCGAAAACATCCGCCAGGCGCTCGGCGCCAAGAATTCGACGCTCGCGATCCGCAATGCGAGCACGGCGCAGGAAATGCTGCTGGCGGAAATCGCCACCCACAACATAACGGCTCCGCCACCGCCGCCCGAGACGCATCACCTCATCGACCTCCTCGCCGATTTCGGCCTGTCGATCCGCAGGATGGCGCACGACGCCTTCAACATGAATGTGTTCCTCGGCGAGACCGTGCGCGCCCTCGGGCGGCTGATCACCGGGCGCAGCCGCTTTCGCATGCCCGCCGTGGTCAACCAGATCGAGCTGATCGGCATGCGCGGGGTGCCGATCATCATGCTCATCTCCTTTCTGGTCGGGGCGATCCTGTCGCAGCAGATGATTCTGCAGCTGAGCAATTACGGGGCGACGCTTCTGGTCGTCTACACCCTCGCCGTGCTGATGTTCCGTGAAGTCGGCCTGCTCCTCGCGGCCATCATGGTGGCCGGCCGGTCGGGCTCGGCGATCACCGCCGAACTCGGCTCGATGAAGATGCGCGAGGAGATCGACGCCATGCACGTCATGGGCCTCGATCCGATGGAGGTGCTGATCATTCCGCGCATCCTGGCGATGATCATCTCCCTGCCCCTGCTGACCTTCCTGGCCGCGATGGCCGGCATGTTCGGCGGCGCCCTCGTCGCCTGGGGCTATGGCGGCATCACGCCGACCACCTTTTTGCAGAATCTGCGCGATTCCGTAACGATGCATACATTCCTTGCTGGCCTGATCAAGGCTCCGGTGATGGCGCTGATGATCGGCACCACCGCCTGTATCGAGGGAATGAAGGTGGAAGGTTCGGCAGAATCCCTGGGGCGCCAGACGACGACCTCCGTGGTCAAGTCGATGTTCATCGTCATCGTCGTCGACGGCA